The window CCTTGCTGAGGCTGGTTCATCATATTTCCCATTTGGTTTGCCATAGCAAATCCCATTCCCATACCAACACCTGCACCAGCCATTCCCCCGGGGTTTTCGGCTGCTTTTTCCATAGATTGTGCTGCCTGAAATTGTGAAAAAGAATTTAAATTTCCTAAAATTCCCATTGAGCTTCTTTTGTCCAGCATAGCTTCCACTTCTGAAGGAAGGGAAATATTTTCAACCAAAAATTTCGAGACTTCTAATCCAAGTTCATTAAATTCAGGATTTATTTTTTCTTTTACAAATGTTGAAAGTTCATTGTAATTGGCTGCCAGATCAAGTGCAGGTATTTTACTTTCTGCTACTGCATCTGTAAATCTTGTGATAATTAAATTTCTTAATTGTTCTGTTATTCCATCCGTGGTAAAACTTTGATTTGTTCCTGCAACTTCGGTAATGAATTTTGCTGGATCCTGAACCCTTAAAGAATAAGTACCAAATCCCCTTAATCGGATTGGTCCAAACTCAGCATCCCTTAACATTACAGGGTTTTTTGTTCCCCATTTCTGATCCGTGAAATTACGCATGCTCACAAAATAAACCTCTGCCTTAAAAGGACTCCTAAAACCATACTTCCAACCTTTTAAGGTAGACAATACAGGCATATTCTGGGTTTCAAGGGTATAAAGTCCGGGAAGAAAAACATCAGCAAGTTTTCCTTCATTCACAAATACTGCGGCTTGGGATTCCCTAACCGTAAGTTTTGCTCCCATTTTTATTTCATTTCCATGCCTTTCAAATCGATATACTAATGTGTCGCTGGTATTATCAGTCCATTCGACAATATCAATTAATTCATTTTTTATTTTTTTCCAGATTGACATATTTATGCAGTATTAAGTATTTTATATATGGATGAAATTCAAAAATAATAAAAATGACTTTAAAATCAACAATATGGTTTGTAAAAATTCTGTTTAATTTCGAGCATTATTAAAAATAAAACCTAATGCAAAACAATAAAGCCGCATTATTCTGGAGTGGAGGAAAAGATTCTGCTTTTGCACTTTGGCAAATAAAAAAAGAGAATAAACTTGATGTAAAATATTTGGTTACTACCATCAACCGCAATTTTAAAAGAGTTTCTATGCATGGTTTGTCAGAGGAGGTTCTTGAAAGACAGGCTGCACAAACCGAAATTCCGTTAATAAAAATGTATGTTGAAGGAGCAAGCAATAAGAATTATGAGGCAAGTTTAACGCAGGTTTTTGAAAACCTTAAAAAAGAAGGAATCAATAAAGTCATTTTTGGAGATATTTTTCTTGAAGATTTACGCAAGTACCGTGATGATTTGTTACATAAGTTCAAAGTTCAAGGCATTTACCCTCTTTGGAAACAGAATACATCCGAAATTTTCAACCAATTGAAAAGTGATGGCTTTAAAACCCTTGTTTGCTGTGTTAATGCCACTGTTCTTGATGAAAATTTTGTTGGTAAGGAGCTTACTGCTGATTTGATTTCCACAATGCCACAAAATGTGGATATATGCGGAGAAAATGGTGAATTCCATACATTTTGTTTTGAAGGCCCTGTTTTTTCTAAACCTATACAATACAGTCTTGGTGAAAAAGTATTTAAGCCACTGGAAATAAAACAAACAGGTAAAAAAGCAATAAAGCCAGGGTTTTGGTTTATTGATATTATTTAATTCCAGTATTTTTAAAAAAAAATTAAACATTTTCTTAAACAATGATCCCAAAAAAAGCCCTTTTACTTTGCAGCAAAAGGGCTTTTATAAAAATGGATTTCATTTTAATAACCAAATATTTCTTCTAGCGTAAGAAATTTCACCTTACCATACTTTTCAAGCGTCTTCATATCCAATTTGTCTTTATTGCCAAGAACCAGCAAAGTATATTTTTTGTTTTTAATTTGTTCTTTCTGGAAATTTTCAACATCATTCAAAGTCATCGTTAAGGTTTTAGTGTAGATGTCTTTTCTTATGTCATAATCAATCCCTAGCTTTTTAGCGCTTTCATACTGAAAAAGGATTTTGCTTTTTGTAATTCTTTCAGTATTTATTTTCTGAATTACAGCATTTTTACCGGCTTCAATTTTTTTCTCCTGTCTTGGCATATTATTTAAAAGATCAAACATCCCATCAAGAGCCTCAGGAAGCTTATCAACCTGTGTTCCTATATAAGCGCTAAGATAATGGGGCTTATTCATTCTATTAGGTGCATCATAAGAGGAAAATACAGAATATGCCAGGGCTCTTGATTCTCTCATTTCCTGAAAAAGGATTGAAGACATACCCTTTCCAAAATATTCATTGTAAAGAGTTAATACTGGAGTTAAATCTTTATTGTAATTAATCCCCTTGCTTATTACCAAAATTTCAGCCTGAGTCATATCATAATCAACTACATAAACCAGGTTTTCTTTATTTTCAAGTCTTGTAAAATTAGTTTGGGCTGGTATAGGTTTAAGGTTAGCAGGTGTTTTATGCAATTGTGTAATTGACTTTTTCAGGGCTTCAGTTTCAGAGGGCCCATAATAAAGAATCTTATGTTCATAGGATGTCAGACTTTTAATATTTGCTACAAGTTCTTCCGGCTTAAGTGCTTTTAACTCCTCAGTAGAAAGAATATTGGTAAAAGGAGATTTAGCTCCATAAATTCCATAATTATTCATTCCTGACCAAAGAATAGCCCTTTTAGAAAGTTTTGCATCTGTTCTTTCTTTTAGCATATCCTGCACAAGATTATCCAATGTTTCTTTATCAGGTTTTGCATCACTCAAAAGGTGTTCAAAAAGTGAAAGTCCCTTTTCGAAATTCTCATTTAAACCGCTAAAACTAACATATACTTGCTCTTCTGAATTATAAACATCAAAGGAACAGCCTATTTTATAAAATTCTTCTTGTATCTGGGCCGATGTATATTTTGAAGTACCAA is drawn from Bacteroidota bacterium and contains these coding sequences:
- a CDS encoding SPFH domain-containing protein is translated as MSIWKKIKNELIDIVEWTDNTSDTLVYRFERHGNEIKMGAKLTVRESQAAVFVNEGKLADVFLPGLYTLETQNMPVLSTLKGWKYGFRSPFKAEVYFVSMRNFTDQKWGTKNPVMLRDAEFGPIRLRGFGTYSLRVQDPAKFITEVAGTNQSFTTDGITEQLRNLIITRFTDAVAESKIPALDLAANYNELSTFVKEKINPEFNELGLEVSKFLVENISLPSEVEAMLDKRSSMGILGNLNSFSQFQAAQSMEKAAENPGGMAGAGVGMGMGFAMANQMGNMMNQPQQGQTNLGGPPPIPAAVQYFMATNGQQTGPFDAPAIKQMIQQGTLKQETLVWKQGMAEWIAASTVPEIKDLFQQSPPPIPS
- a CDS encoding diphthine--ammonia ligase, producing MQNNKAALFWSGGKDSAFALWQIKKENKLDVKYLVTTINRNFKRVSMHGLSEEVLERQAAQTEIPLIKMYVEGASNKNYEASLTQVFENLKKEGINKVIFGDIFLEDLRKYRDDLLHKFKVQGIYPLWKQNTSEIFNQLKSDGFKTLVCCVNATVLDENFVGKELTADLISTMPQNVDICGENGEFHTFCFEGPVFSKPIQYSLGEKVFKPLEIKQTGKKAIKPGFWFIDII